In Streptomyces violaceusniger Tu 4113, one DNA window encodes the following:
- the mycP gene encoding type VII secretion-associated serine protease mycosin, translated as MRRIIKPFALSAATALTALTAAAGPSPSAAAGPTSPSAAPNLSLAGSGECSYPAKQIKGTPWSLQRVMLDQLWNDTKGLDPKGRPVKVAVIDTGVDNTNPQLKDAVDAKSGKEVRRAGKKGLSKGKKGDGTDDSVGHGTKVAGIIAARPHTGTGFVGIAPKAEIIPIRQNDEKGSGTTDTMATAIDWAVHAGARVINISQDTVKPLQANSNLQQAVENALQADVVVVASAGNDGLDGKVKKTYPAAYDGVLAVGASDRNNERAPFSQSGDFVDVAAPGVEMVSTVPKGGQCVDNGTSFSAPYVAGVAALIRAKHPDWKQDEVVAQIEQTAERAVNEHDRFIGWGVVDPVRALTEDETRIDHVTLDKGAAHDVSAPDPAPMPLGETPEERRERLATYSVGAAAVVVAGIAGLAAVLNERRRRRSGAAE; from the coding sequence ATGCGGCGCATCATCAAACCTTTCGCCCTGTCGGCGGCGACGGCCCTCACGGCGCTGACCGCGGCAGCCGGACCCTCGCCTTCCGCGGCAGCCGGACCTACATCGCCCTCCGCGGCGCCGAATCTGTCCCTCGCGGGCAGCGGCGAATGCAGTTATCCCGCCAAACAGATCAAGGGCACGCCCTGGTCCCTTCAGCGCGTCATGCTCGACCAGCTGTGGAACGACACCAAGGGGCTGGACCCGAAGGGCCGTCCGGTCAAGGTCGCCGTCATCGACACCGGTGTCGACAACACCAATCCCCAGCTCAAGGACGCCGTCGACGCCAAGAGCGGCAAGGAAGTCCGCAGGGCCGGCAAGAAGGGCCTGTCCAAGGGGAAAAAAGGCGACGGGACGGACGACTCGGTCGGCCACGGCACCAAGGTCGCCGGCATTATCGCCGCCCGCCCGCACACGGGCACGGGGTTCGTCGGCATCGCACCGAAAGCCGAGATCATCCCGATCCGGCAGAACGACGAAAAGGGCTCCGGTACCACCGACACCATGGCCACGGCCATCGACTGGGCGGTCCACGCGGGGGCCCGCGTCATCAATATCTCCCAGGACACCGTCAAGCCGCTCCAGGCAAACAGCAATCTGCAGCAGGCCGTTGAGAACGCGCTGCAAGCGGACGTCGTCGTGGTCGCCTCCGCCGGCAACGACGGTCTCGACGGCAAGGTCAAGAAGACCTACCCGGCCGCTTACGACGGCGTCCTCGCCGTCGGCGCCTCGGACCGCAACAACGAGCGCGCCCCCTTCTCCCAGTCCGGTGACTTCGTCGATGTCGCCGCTCCCGGGGTCGAAATGGTCTCCACCGTCCCCAAGGGCGGCCAATGCGTGGACAACGGCACCAGCTTCTCCGCGCCCTACGTCGCCGGCGTCGCCGCCCTGATCCGTGCCAAGCACCCGGACTGGAAGCAGGACGAGGTGGTCGCCCAGATCGAGCAGACCGCCGAGCGAGCCGTCAACGAGCACGACCGCTTCATCGGCTGGGGCGTCGTCGACCCCGTCCGCGCCCTCACCGAGGACGAAACCCGCATCGACCACGTCACCCTGGACAAGGGCGCCGCCCACGATGTCTCCGCTCCCGATCCCGCCCCCATGCCCTTGGGCGAGACCCCTGAGGAGCGAAGGGAACGCCTCGCGACCTACTCCGTGGGAGCCGCGGCCGTCGTGGTGGCGGGCATAGCGGGCCTGGCAGCGGTCCTCAACGAACGGAGGCGCCGTCGCTCCGGAGCAGCTGAGTAG